In a single window of the Blastopirellula marina genome:
- a CDS encoding sodium:solute symporter family transporter gives MPHLRPLLKNFVVALLLVAGAIPGHACAETVLDWERLPDLPNDLGVAGPFAGIDDDALIVAGGANFPRPVWESDKQWTDAIHVLVRQDEGYQWKEGGQLPRPIAYGACVTTRVGVLCLGGCDADKVYADTYFLRWDGESVTTVPCAPLPQPMAYGQAAMIGQTVYVVGGQKETGLNSATNVIWSLDLSAHGDPTNLEWKTLKPLPGPTRAFNLIAQQHDGFNDSIYVIGGRREENGETQFLQDVWQYVPKTDSWKKRQSAPRTIMAGEAIGIGQSHIFVLGSADESNFFQADDLKDDHPGFPKEAFAYHTITDTWIKVGETEENLVTTTAVRWGESIIIPSGEVRPRVRSPHIWKVTPSSSNKSFGVLNYIVLFGYLLGMVGVGVYFSRKNKSTDDYFRGGKQIPWWAAGCSIFATMLSSLTFMGFPSKSFAQDWVYAMGNFTIPVVAILAIYVAMPFYRRIDATSAYQYLEMRFGRSARVFASGSFVLFHLFRMAIVMSLTALALAVATPLTPVQSVMLMGVLSIAYCTMGGIEAVIWTDTIQTFVLLGGALLAVGLLLSGVDGGLEGFWQIANQSHKFNLANIHWDITNAQVALWVILVGGVAQNISSYTADQAVVQRYVTTPTQQEATKSIWISALLTIPATLIFFTIGTSLFAYYHSHPAKLDAMTTTDQIFPLFIAREIPVGLAGLIVAGIFAAAQSTVSTSMNSSATAIIVDFLRPLELCTTDRSYLTAARYCTFAIGTVGTLLGILFVNPNIRSLFDAFIVILGIFMGILGGLFLLGAFTRRANQFGAMAGALVGSVVMLLLWKYSKINSYFYPAAGLSVCFATGYLASWIAGKAPGDLAGLTIYDLPSGENSIVKEAV, from the coding sequence ATGCCTCACTTACGTCCTCTGCTAAAAAACTTCGTCGTCGCGCTGCTGCTCGTTGCTGGGGCAATCCCTGGGCATGCGTGCGCTGAGACCGTTCTCGACTGGGAGCGACTGCCCGATCTCCCAAATGATCTGGGAGTGGCTGGGCCGTTCGCTGGCATCGACGACGATGCACTGATTGTCGCGGGTGGAGCAAACTTTCCCCGACCGGTTTGGGAATCGGACAAGCAGTGGACCGATGCGATCCATGTGTTAGTTCGCCAGGACGAAGGCTATCAATGGAAGGAGGGTGGCCAACTGCCCCGTCCGATCGCCTACGGTGCCTGTGTGACGACGCGAGTCGGCGTGCTATGTCTGGGGGGCTGCGATGCCGACAAGGTCTACGCCGACACTTACTTCCTGCGATGGGATGGCGAATCCGTTACAACGGTCCCTTGTGCTCCTCTACCACAACCGATGGCGTATGGTCAGGCCGCGATGATTGGGCAGACGGTCTACGTTGTCGGTGGCCAGAAAGAGACGGGACTAAATAGTGCCACCAATGTCATCTGGTCGCTCGATCTTTCGGCTCACGGAGACCCGACAAATCTCGAATGGAAGACGCTCAAGCCGTTACCTGGCCCGACGCGTGCGTTCAATCTTATCGCTCAACAGCACGACGGTTTCAATGACTCTATCTACGTGATTGGTGGTCGGCGTGAGGAAAACGGCGAAACACAGTTCCTTCAGGATGTTTGGCAATACGTCCCCAAGACTGACAGTTGGAAAAAAAGACAATCGGCACCGCGGACCATCATGGCCGGTGAGGCAATTGGTATTGGTCAAAGTCATATTTTTGTCCTGGGAAGCGCCGATGAAAGCAACTTCTTTCAGGCAGATGACCTGAAAGACGACCATCCTGGTTTTCCCAAGGAAGCGTTCGCTTACCACACAATTACCGACACCTGGATTAAAGTAGGTGAAACAGAGGAAAACCTCGTAACGACCACCGCGGTTCGTTGGGGAGAAAGCATCATTATCCCCAGCGGTGAAGTGCGACCGCGTGTTCGCTCGCCGCATATTTGGAAGGTTACTCCTTCGTCATCTAACAAGAGCTTCGGCGTACTGAACTACATCGTTTTATTCGGCTACTTGCTGGGAATGGTCGGCGTCGGGGTTTACTTTTCTCGCAAGAATAAGAGCACCGACGACTACTTTCGGGGCGGAAAGCAGATCCCATGGTGGGCAGCCGGTTGTAGCATTTTTGCCACAATGCTCAGTTCGCTGACGTTCATGGGATTCCCCTCAAAGTCATTCGCCCAGGACTGGGTCTACGCCATGGGCAACTTCACGATTCCCGTTGTGGCGATCCTGGCAATTTACGTCGCGATGCCCTTCTATCGGAGAATCGACGCGACCAGTGCCTACCAATATCTCGAGATGCGATTTGGTCGATCGGCTAGGGTGTTTGCCAGTGGTAGCTTCGTGCTGTTCCATTTATTTCGCATGGCAATTGTGATGTCGCTGACCGCTCTGGCGCTTGCCGTCGCAACACCACTTACGCCCGTTCAATCGGTCATGCTGATGGGCGTGCTCAGCATTGCCTACTGCACGATGGGTGGCATCGAGGCGGTTATCTGGACCGATACAATTCAAACGTTCGTGCTGCTGGGAGGCGCCTTGCTGGCGGTCGGTCTGCTGCTCTCAGGCGTCGACGGTGGATTGGAGGGCTTTTGGCAGATTGCCAATCAGTCGCATAAGTTCAACCTGGCGAACATCCACTGGGACATCACCAACGCCCAGGTTGCTTTGTGGGTGATCCTGGTTGGCGGCGTCGCCCAGAATATATCGTCTTACACGGCAGATCAAGCCGTTGTGCAGCGATACGTTACCACGCCCACTCAGCAGGAAGCGACCAAATCCATTTGGATTAGTGCCTTGCTGACGATCCCAGCCACGCTCATCTTCTTCACGATCGGTACATCACTTTTCGCCTACTACCATAGCCATCCGGCCAAGCTCGATGCGATGACAACGACGGATCAGATCTTTCCATTGTTTATTGCTCGTGAAATACCTGTTGGTCTTGCTGGCTTGATCGTAGCTGGCATTTTTGCCGCGGCTCAATCGACCGTTTCAACTAGCATGAACTCTTCGGCAACGGCCATCATTGTCGACTTTCTGCGGCCGCTCGAACTTTGCACGACCGACAGAAGCTACCTCACGGCAGCAAGATACTGCACGTTTGCGATTGGAACCGTCGGTACACTGTTGGGCATCTTGTTCGTCAATCCCAACATTCGCTCACTGTTCGATGCTTTCATTGTGATCCTAGGAATCTTCATGGGTATCTTAGGTGGCCTGTTTTTGTTGGGGGCGTTCACTCGTCGCGCCAATCAGTTCGGTGCCATGGCCGGTGCTTTAGTCGGTTCCGTGGTCATGTTGCTATTGTGGAAGTACTCGAAGATCAACAGCTACTTTTATCCAGCCGCCGGACTTTCCGTCTGTTTCGCCACTGGGTATTTGGCCAGTTGGATCGCCGGCAAGGCGCCGGGTGATCTAGCCGGGCTAACCATCTATGACCTGCCATCGGGGGAGAATTCGATCGTGAAGGAAGCGGTATGA
- a CDS encoding sulfatase, with protein sequence MKLSPNAILAFLLLCAVPVVSFAADDAKRPERNIVFFITDDESPTLGCYGDPVAVTPNIDAIAKDGTIFRNAFATTASCSASRSVVLTGLHNHMNGQYGHTHHFHKFSSYHDVVSLALPRLLENAGYRTARCGKYHVAPEAVFHFQETIPGNSRSTVQMANNCESFIKEQDDRPFFLYFATSDPHRGGGVDKTSKRELKPDLFGNKPNKGAYPGVEEVFYDPAEVPIPEFLPDTPDTREELSQYYQACSRIDQGLGRLVEILKEAGVYDKTLIVFTADHGMAFSGGKTTVYEGGLRVPFVVRDPYVKNRGVETYAMISHVDITPSLLDFAGALDKQANAPKQPINANKFWKDRGEALQENRSGGNKFDHYHGRSWIDLLGDPEATTHDSIFASHTFHEIQMYYPMRVYRDQRFKLIWNIAHKLDYPFASDLWAASSWQAQFQQGEDAPYGKKTVGEYIHRPKFELYNVETDPHEELNLAEDPAYAKVLEEYKKKLKAKQKELDDPWIMKWDYE encoded by the coding sequence ATGAAGCTTTCCCCCAATGCCATTCTGGCGTTCCTCTTGCTGTGCGCGGTGCCGGTCGTTTCGTTTGCCGCCGATGACGCTAAACGGCCTGAACGAAATATCGTTTTCTTTATCACCGATGACGAAAGCCCCACGCTCGGTTGTTATGGCGATCCGGTCGCGGTGACGCCTAACATCGATGCGATCGCCAAGGATGGGACCATCTTTCGTAACGCGTTCGCCACGACGGCCAGTTGCAGTGCCAGTCGTAGCGTTGTGTTGACCGGTTTGCATAACCACATGAACGGTCAGTATGGTCATACGCATCACTTCCATAAGTTCTCGTCATATCACGATGTGGTTAGCTTGGCCCTACCGCGACTTTTAGAGAACGCGGGCTATCGGACGGCCCGTTGTGGAAAATATCATGTCGCCCCCGAGGCCGTATTTCACTTCCAAGAAACGATTCCAGGCAACTCGCGCTCGACCGTGCAAATGGCGAACAACTGCGAGTCATTCATCAAGGAACAAGATGATCGCCCATTCTTCTTGTACTTTGCGACCAGCGACCCACATCGCGGTGGCGGCGTCGACAAAACCTCGAAACGCGAGCTGAAGCCAGACCTGTTTGGCAATAAGCCGAACAAGGGCGCGTACCCCGGTGTGGAAGAAGTCTTCTACGATCCAGCTGAGGTCCCGATTCCAGAGTTCTTACCCGATACGCCTGACACACGCGAAGAACTTTCTCAGTACTACCAGGCGTGCTCGCGCATCGACCAAGGGTTAGGTCGCCTGGTCGAGATTTTAAAGGAAGCTGGCGTCTACGATAAAACGCTGATCGTCTTCACGGCCGACCATGGCATGGCTTTCTCAGGGGGCAAAACAACGGTCTACGAAGGAGGCCTTCGCGTTCCCTTCGTGGTCCGCGATCCCTATGTGAAAAATCGTGGCGTCGAAACGTACGCGATGATTAGCCACGTCGACATCACGCCGTCGCTGCTCGACTTTGCTGGTGCCCTCGATAAACAAGCCAACGCTCCAAAGCAACCAATCAACGCCAACAAGTTCTGGAAAGATCGCGGCGAAGCGTTGCAAGAGAATCGTAGCGGTGGCAACAAGTTCGATCACTACCACGGTCGATCGTGGATCGACTTGTTGGGCGATCCGGAAGCAACGACGCACGATTCTATCTTCGCTTCGCACACTTTCCACGAAATCCAGATGTACTACCCCATGCGGGTTTATCGTGATCAGCGATTTAAGTTGATTTGGAACATTGCCCACAAGCTCGACTACCCGTTTGCTTCCGATCTATGGGCCGCTTCCAGTTGGCAAGCGCAGTTCCAACAAGGGGAAGACGCACCCTACGGGAAGAAGACCGTGGGCGAGTACATTCATCGACCCAAATTCGAACTGTACAACGTCGAGACCGATCCTCACGAGGAACTCAACTTGGCCGAAGACCCAGCCTACGCAAAGGTCTTGGAAGAATACAAGAAGAAGCTCAAAGCCAAGCAAAAAGAGCTAGACGATCCTTGGATCATGAAGTGGGACTACGAATAG
- a CDS encoding AGE family epimerase/isomerase, translating to MNETRRDKLLTTYRDGLLNDTLPFWLTHAVDREHGGIMTSVHQDGSIVDTDKGIWQQGRFAWLMGEIFNNVEKRSDWLGEAERTIAFLDQHGFDRSDGRMWFHVTRDGQPIRKRRYAFSESFAAIAYGELAQATGGQRYAEIARELFLRFVQHKPEPKFTDVRPTRGIGVPMITINTAQQLRDSIDLPEANQWIDQAIDTIRQYHVHEDIQCVMETVSPDGKRLDHFDGRLLNPGHAIEGAWFILWEGRYRQDQELIQLGCQMLDWMWQRGWDNEYGGMLYFVDVNRLPVQEYWHDMKFWWPQNETIIATLLAFAITGDPKYEAWHQQIHNYAYKHFPDTSHGEWFGYLHRDGRVSSPLKGNLWKGPFHFPRMQLTCWKILESLCPSSSHEPHQAAVDPSI from the coding sequence ATGAACGAAACGCGGCGGGACAAATTGCTGACAACTTATCGCGACGGCTTGTTAAATGACACGCTTCCGTTCTGGCTCACGCATGCGGTGGATCGTGAACATGGCGGCATCATGACGTCGGTCCACCAAGATGGTTCCATCGTCGACACCGACAAAGGAATCTGGCAGCAAGGTCGCTTCGCCTGGCTAATGGGCGAAATCTTCAACAACGTGGAAAAACGTAGTGATTGGCTAGGAGAAGCTGAACGCACAATCGCCTTCCTTGACCAGCATGGTTTCGATCGATCCGACGGACGGATGTGGTTTCACGTCACACGGGACGGGCAGCCAATCCGCAAACGCCGTTATGCCTTCTCCGAATCATTCGCGGCAATTGCTTACGGTGAGCTGGCCCAGGCAACAGGCGGCCAGAGATATGCCGAAATAGCCAGAGAACTATTCCTTCGCTTTGTGCAGCACAAACCAGAACCGAAATTCACCGACGTCCGCCCAACACGTGGAATTGGCGTGCCGATGATCACGATCAACACGGCGCAGCAGTTGCGAGATTCAATTGACTTGCCGGAAGCGAACCAATGGATCGATCAGGCGATCGACACGATTCGGCAATATCATGTGCACGAAGACATTCAATGTGTGATGGAAACGGTGAGCCCCGACGGTAAACGCCTCGATCATTTCGATGGCCGTTTACTCAACCCTGGGCACGCAATCGAAGGCGCTTGGTTCATTCTCTGGGAAGGCCGATACCGTCAGGATCAAGAGCTAATTCAACTTGGTTGCCAGATGCTTGATTGGATGTGGCAGCGCGGCTGGGATAACGAATATGGCGGCATGCTCTATTTTGTCGATGTGAACCGGCTACCGGTACAAGAGTACTGGCACGACATGAAATTCTGGTGGCCACAAAACGAAACGATCATCGCCACACTTCTGGCTTTTGCAATTACCGGGGATCCCAAGTACGAAGCGTGGCACCAACAGATCCATAACTATGCTTACAAGCACTTCCCAGATACCTCACACGGCGAGTGGTTTGGCTATTTGCACCGTGATGGGCGGGTGAGTTCGCCGCTGAAGGGAAATCTGTGGAAAGGTCCGTTTCACTTTCCACGGATGCAACTCACCTGTTGGAAGATCCTCGAGTCGCTATGTCCTAGTTCGTCGCACGAACCCCATCAAGCTGCGGTCGATCCCTCGATCTAA
- a CDS encoding NAD(P)/FAD-dependent oxidoreductase, whose product MITSSKPDSVIVVGGGIVGIACAHYLTKLGLQVTVIDRSAIAGACSHGNCGYICPSHVLPLTEPEAIRAAVKSLFQPNAPFRVKPRFSPALWNWMWQFARRCNHQQMLRAGIGLKAILDSSMNEYHQLIAEESLDCEWSTRGLLYVLQTERGMEAFAETDRLLSEHFGVSARRIEGAELPTFDNALKANLAGAYHYEGDTSVRPDRLNSQWAARLLEQGVQFIENCMLLGIETDNGRITSLQTTQGKLSADRIVIATGAWSTQLATMLGCRIPIEPGKGYSVTMSRPDPCPSHPMLFPEHKVGVSPFAGGYRLGSMMEFSGYDTTIPPRRIEQLRRSAAPYLVTPTTEETQQTWYGWRPMTWDSLPIIGPVPRLHNAFLATGHNMLGVSMATATGKLIAEMISAAPLHIDAEPYSPTRFAS is encoded by the coding sequence ATGATTACTTCCAGCAAGCCCGACAGCGTAATCGTTGTCGGAGGCGGCATTGTGGGGATTGCATGCGCGCACTACCTCACCAAGCTTGGCCTCCAAGTCACCGTGATCGACCGAAGCGCCATTGCCGGTGCCTGTTCGCACGGTAACTGCGGTTATATTTGTCCGAGCCATGTTTTGCCGCTTACCGAACCGGAAGCAATCCGTGCGGCCGTCAAATCTCTTTTTCAGCCCAATGCGCCATTCCGCGTGAAACCACGCTTCAGCCCAGCACTTTGGAACTGGATGTGGCAATTTGCTCGCCGTTGTAATCATCAACAAATGCTACGGGCGGGTATTGGCCTCAAGGCGATTCTCGATTCATCGATGAACGAGTATCACCAGTTGATCGCCGAGGAATCGCTCGATTGTGAGTGGTCGACGCGCGGTCTGCTTTACGTCCTGCAAACCGAACGGGGCATGGAAGCGTTCGCCGAGACCGACCGACTGCTGAGCGAACACTTTGGCGTTTCCGCTCGACGAATCGAAGGCGCTGAATTGCCAACGTTCGATAACGCCTTAAAAGCGAATCTGGCAGGGGCATATCATTACGAAGGGGATACCTCGGTCCGCCCTGATCGCCTCAACAGTCAGTGGGCGGCACGACTCCTCGAGCAAGGTGTGCAGTTCATTGAGAACTGTATGCTACTGGGAATCGAGACCGACAACGGCCGCATCACTTCGCTTCAGACCACGCAAGGCAAGCTTTCCGCCGATCGAATTGTGATCGCGACGGGTGCCTGGAGTACCCAACTAGCGACCATGTTGGGTTGCCGAATTCCGATTGAACCCGGCAAAGGATATTCCGTAACGATGTCGCGCCCCGATCCCTGCCCGAGTCATCCGATGCTTTTTCCGGAACACAAAGTCGGCGTGTCGCCGTTCGCAGGTGGTTATCGCTTGGGTTCGATGATGGAATTTAGTGGCTACGACACGACAATCCCGCCTCGTAGGATCGAGCAACTTCGCCGCTCAGCCGCACCGTACTTGGTAACCCCCACAACCGAAGAAACACAGCAAACATGGTATGGTTGGCGTCCCATGACCTGGGACAGCCTGCCGATTATCGGACCAGTGCCCCGTCTCCATAACGCTTTTCTAGCGACAGGGCACAACATGTTAGGCGTCAGCATGGCAACGGCAACCGGCAAACTGATTGCCGAAATGATTTCGGCCGCTCCCCTTCACATTGATGCCGAACCTTATTCACCTACGCGATTCGCCTCCTGA
- a CDS encoding dihydrodipicolinate synthase family protein — MNTQPLTGLIAATYTPFDASGQLALSQIGPMVEYLLSSGVQGLYVCGSTGEGMSLTTTERQEVAAAYMAAADGRVPVLVQVGHNSVEDAKALAAHAQEIGVAAISATCPSYFKIDSVATLVSTMAQIAGAAPQLPFYYYHIPSLTGSAIDIAQFMRMADNHIPNLVGLKYTDTKVFEFQECQAIEGGKYDIVWGADEMLLGALASGAKGAIGSTYNVAAPLYGKLIAAFESNDLPTARKLQLQSIEFIRIMGRYPFHSAMKELLKMLGHDLGTCRLPQRGLTGEEIESLRIQLAASQYFAPVLTPAT; from the coding sequence GTGAACACGCAGCCCCTTACTGGCCTGATTGCCGCCACCTACACACCATTCGATGCCAGCGGACAACTGGCTTTGTCCCAGATCGGACCGATGGTCGAGTACCTGCTCAGCTCCGGTGTTCAAGGATTGTATGTGTGTGGCAGCACCGGCGAAGGGATGTCGCTGACCACCACCGAACGCCAAGAGGTTGCCGCTGCTTACATGGCTGCCGCCGATGGGCGCGTGCCGGTCTTGGTTCAAGTTGGCCATAACAGCGTCGAAGATGCTAAAGCGCTGGCCGCCCACGCCCAGGAAATCGGCGTCGCGGCGATTTCTGCGACCTGCCCCTCCTATTTCAAAATCGACTCCGTGGCCACACTTGTATCGACGATGGCACAAATCGCCGGTGCTGCACCTCAGCTACCTTTCTACTACTACCACATCCCGTCCCTGACCGGATCGGCAATCGACATCGCTCAGTTCATGCGAATGGCTGACAACCACATTCCGAATCTGGTGGGCTTGAAATACACCGACACCAAGGTCTTCGAGTTTCAAGAATGTCAGGCAATCGAGGGCGGGAAGTACGACATCGTTTGGGGTGCCGACGAGATGCTGCTGGGGGCGCTCGCCAGTGGGGCGAAGGGAGCAATTGGTAGTACCTACAACGTGGCGGCACCCCTATACGGTAAATTGATCGCTGCCTTTGAATCAAACGACCTGCCAACAGCTCGCAAGCTACAACTCCAATCGATCGAGTTCATCCGCATCATGGGACGCTATCCGTTTCACAGTGCCATGAAGGAACTCCTAAAGATGCTGGGGCACGACCTGGGAACCTGTCGCCTCCCTCAGCGTGGGTTGACCGGTGAAGAGATCGAATCGCTGCGAATTCAATTGGCAGCGTCCCAATACTTCGCTCCGGTCCTCACCCCTGCCACTTAG
- a CDS encoding DUF2314 domain-containing protein, with protein sequence MADTEGGAYLTPGDDPEMVQASEKARQTFRYFWREMSWERRRIIPGLELAAVKAAFSDPPEVQAQNPDGLEVEQMWLIDVDFDGRLLKGTLINTPISLKTFNEGDEVSIPGKQITDWMYVIAGEVYGGFTIDLMRSRMSGGERRQHDQAWGFDFGDVGMVDLVPPTYIGEAPRKKGFFAGLFGKKAEPQDYAAVGANEHPMSANMRSSFEEAIKENPEMLNQRDDRNGFTFLHQLALGGSLDGVDVCLKNGADPREKGNNGLTPYQLAKSLGWKRVMKRLEEVGGAE encoded by the coding sequence ATGGCCGACACTGAAGGTGGCGCCTACCTTACGCCCGGCGATGACCCCGAAATGGTTCAAGCGTCCGAGAAAGCACGTCAGACGTTTCGCTATTTTTGGCGAGAAATGTCGTGGGAACGCCGACGTATCATCCCCGGCCTGGAACTGGCAGCGGTGAAAGCAGCATTCTCCGATCCACCGGAGGTACAAGCGCAAAACCCCGATGGGCTCGAAGTCGAACAGATGTGGCTTATCGACGTAGATTTCGACGGTCGTCTTCTCAAAGGAACCTTGATCAATACGCCGATCTCACTGAAGACCTTCAACGAAGGAGACGAAGTCAGCATCCCCGGGAAGCAGATTACCGACTGGATGTACGTGATCGCCGGTGAAGTCTACGGCGGATTCACTATTGACTTAATGCGTTCACGAATGAGTGGCGGTGAAAGACGCCAACACGATCAAGCTTGGGGCTTTGATTTTGGCGACGTCGGCATGGTCGATCTCGTCCCTCCCACCTACATCGGTGAAGCTCCGAGAAAGAAAGGCTTCTTCGCAGGACTATTTGGCAAGAAGGCCGAGCCGCAAGATTACGCCGCCGTAGGTGCCAACGAGCATCCCATGTCCGCTAACATGCGTTCGTCGTTTGAAGAAGCGATTAAAGAAAACCCGGAAATGTTAAACCAACGAGACGACCGAAACGGATTCACCTTTCTGCATCAGTTGGCCCTCGGCGGGTCGCTCGACGGCGTGGACGTCTGCTTGAAAAATGGTGCCGATCCCCGCGAGAAAGGGAACAACGGACTCACACCCTACCAACTTGCGAAGAGCCTCGGCTGGAAGCGGGTTATGAAGCGTCTGGAAGAAGTAGGCGGCGCGGAATAG
- a CDS encoding AraC family transcriptional regulator produces the protein MLPIHEMLTQLDPPFTGEELFDHLPDIVFFIKNTQGQYLVVNNTLVQRCGARSKEDLIGHTPFEVLRLPLGQSFEDQDKKVLETGQPLVGQLELHFYATRDVGWCLTSKLPLRSKSGEVVGLVGVSQDLRLPDFATEEYSHVIDAIQHAEAHLTDPPSVKRLAEIAKMSSYQLDRRMRRVFGLTTGQWLLKLRIDLAQRLLRTSEEPIASIALEAGYADQSAFTRQFRRATGMSPRDYRNARRTS, from the coding sequence ATGCTACCAATTCATGAAATGCTGACTCAGCTTGACCCTCCTTTTACGGGGGAAGAACTGTTCGATCACTTGCCCGACATTGTCTTTTTCATCAAAAACACCCAGGGCCAATACTTGGTGGTCAACAACACCTTGGTACAGCGTTGTGGTGCGCGAAGCAAGGAGGATTTAATTGGGCACACCCCGTTCGAGGTGCTTCGCCTGCCGCTCGGTCAAAGTTTTGAAGATCAAGACAAGAAGGTACTCGAAACGGGTCAGCCACTTGTTGGGCAGCTCGAGCTCCATTTTTACGCCACCCGCGATGTCGGTTGGTGCTTGACCAGCAAGCTGCCACTGCGGTCGAAATCAGGGGAAGTCGTGGGGTTGGTCGGAGTATCGCAAGACCTGCGACTTCCCGACTTCGCGACGGAAGAGTATTCGCACGTGATCGATGCCATCCAGCATGCCGAGGCCCATCTGACCGATCCACCGAGCGTGAAACGATTGGCAGAGATCGCCAAGATGTCGTCGTATCAGCTCGATCGTCGCATGCGACGCGTCTTTGGGCTAACGACCGGGCAGTGGCTGTTAAAGTTGCGGATCGATTTAGCTCAACGACTCTTGAGAACTTCGGAGGAGCCGATTGCATCAATCGCCCTTGAAGCGGGCTACGCCGATCAAAGTGCCTTCACGCGGCAGTTTCGCCGCGCGACAGGGATGTCGCCGCGAGACTATCGGAACGCACGGCGAACTTCTTAA
- a CDS encoding dihydrodipicolinate synthase family protein, giving the protein MNDKSKIFRGCIPALMTPCSADGKPNFEALVAKGKELIDAGMTAVVYCGSMGDWPLLTDQQRQEGVRQLTEAGVPVVVGTGAQNPKIAAAHAAHAKEVGAAGLMVIPRVLSRGTSAAAQRHHFAGILSAGGDLPSVIYNSPYYGFETKADLFFDLRREFSNLVGFKEFGGSASLSYAVEHITGTNPDLVLMVGVDTQVYHGFMRCNAKGAITGVGNALPKEVLKLIELCEKGAAGCAQSRKLAWELNEALTVLSTFDEGPDLVLFYKYLMVLEGSPEYEHHFNDSDKLSPSQRDYLKAQWELFRAWWDSWNGKDA; this is encoded by the coding sequence GTGAACGACAAATCGAAAATCTTCCGCGGTTGCATTCCGGCCCTAATGACGCCTTGTTCGGCCGATGGCAAACCCAACTTCGAAGCCTTGGTTGCCAAGGGTAAGGAGTTGATCGACGCAGGAATGACCGCCGTAGTCTACTGTGGATCGATGGGAGATTGGCCGCTGCTTACCGACCAGCAGCGTCAGGAAGGGGTTCGTCAGCTCACCGAAGCGGGCGTACCGGTTGTGGTGGGTACCGGGGCTCAAAATCCCAAGATCGCTGCAGCCCATGCAGCACACGCCAAGGAAGTCGGTGCAGCTGGCTTGATGGTGATTCCTCGCGTGTTGTCGCGTGGGACTTCCGCGGCCGCTCAGCGACATCACTTCGCCGGCATTCTTTCCGCTGGGGGCGACTTGCCGAGTGTGATTTACAACAGCCCCTATTACGGTTTCGAAACAAAGGCCGATCTGTTCTTTGATCTGCGACGTGAGTTCTCGAATCTGGTCGGCTTCAAAGAATTTGGTGGGTCCGCTTCTCTCAGCTATGCAGTCGAACATATCACCGGTACCAATCCTGATCTGGTCTTGATGGTCGGTGTTGATACCCAGGTCTACCATGGCTTCATGCGATGCAATGCCAAAGGGGCAATCACAGGCGTTGGCAATGCACTTCCTAAGGAAGTGCTGAAGTTAATCGAGCTGTGCGAAAAGGGAGCCGCTGGGTGTGCCCAGTCACGCAAGCTGGCCTGGGAATTGAACGAAGCACTGACGGTTCTTTCCACCTTCGATGAAGGGCCCGACTTGGTGTTGTTCTACAAATACCTGATGGTGCTCGAAGGTAGCCCTGAGTATGAACACCACTTCAACGACTCGGACAAGCTTAGCCCGAGCCAACGCGACTATCTCAAAGCGCAGTGGGAATTGTTCCGCGCTTGGTGGGATAGCTGGAACGGCAAAGACGCGTAA